In one Micromonospora polyrhachis genomic region, the following are encoded:
- a CDS encoding TetR/AcrR family transcriptional regulator encodes MSAAPRRSDRTSRSDRTSRSDNSRRSDSTRAAILAAARERFATDGYERATIRAIAADASIDPSMVMRYYGSKEKLFATAADFDLHLPDLSQVPREQIATTLVGHFLKVWEGDETLQALLRAGATNESAAQRMREIFGTQLGPTVASIVADPGEAGTRAGLLATQMLGFALCRYVLRLPPVVSLRQEEAVAWLAPTVQRYLTSDTASS; translated from the coding sequence ATGTCCGCTGCCCCCCGTCGATCGGACCGCACCAGCCGATCGGACCGCACCAGCCGCTCCGACAACAGCCGTCGATCCGACAGCACCCGCGCGGCGATCCTCGCCGCCGCCCGGGAACGCTTCGCCACCGATGGCTACGAACGCGCCACCATCCGGGCCATCGCCGCGGACGCGAGCATCGACCCGTCGATGGTGATGCGCTACTACGGCAGCAAGGAGAAGCTCTTCGCCACCGCCGCCGACTTCGACCTGCACCTGCCCGACCTCAGCCAGGTGCCCCGCGAGCAGATCGCGACCACGCTCGTCGGGCACTTCCTCAAGGTCTGGGAAGGCGACGAGACCCTTCAGGCCCTGCTGCGGGCGGGTGCCACCAACGAGAGCGCCGCGCAACGGATGCGGGAGATCTTCGGTACGCAGCTCGGTCCGACCGTGGCCAGCATCGTCGCCGACCCGGGCGAGGCCGGCACCCGCGCCGGCCTCCTGGCGACCCAGATGCTCGGCTTCGCCCTCTGTCGATACGTGCTGCGGCTACCTCCGGTCGTGTCACTGCGCCAGGAGGAGGCGGTCGCCTGGCTCGCCCCCACCGTGCAGCGCTACCTGACCTCGGACACAGCATCATCCTGA
- a CDS encoding FAD-dependent monooxygenase, with translation MAANPAPPTVAIVGAGPTGLLLAGDLAAAGIDVTVLERRTHESNLSRAFVVHARTMELLDARGLAEELVATGTPLARLRLFGGIQIDMSRLPSRFPFVLVTPQYNVERILENRAVTAGARIIKGAELRTLRQDTDRVELDIHTDGETTTTTITTRADYVVGTDGVHSTVRDAVGLPFPGTSVLRSIMLADVRLTDAPRDVVMANGVGDYFAFIAPFGDGWHRIFAWNRHRQLPDSAPVDIEEIREVARRAFGTDFGLQEARWVSRFHSDERQVPRYRVDRVFLAGDAAHVHSPAGGQGMNTGLQDAANLSWKLAAVIQGWAPDGLLDTYQTERHPVGKTVLRSSGALIRAALVRPRAGRMFRNVLGALLLRLPPIVRAMAGTISGIGIDYPGAPRAGDVELRDGQRLYTVLREGRYVLLAPPPVSLTTSGWSDRLRLATPVNRGVPPTLVRPDGHVAWRGPESDLSAALARHLGTRLPV, from the coding sequence ATGGCTGCCAATCCTGCCCCACCAACCGTCGCGATCGTCGGAGCCGGTCCGACCGGCCTACTGCTCGCCGGTGACCTCGCCGCCGCCGGCATCGACGTCACCGTCCTGGAACGCCGTACACACGAGTCCAACCTGAGCCGGGCCTTCGTCGTACACGCCCGCACCATGGAACTGCTCGACGCCCGGGGACTGGCCGAGGAACTCGTCGCCACCGGCACCCCGCTTGCCCGCCTCCGCCTCTTCGGTGGCATCCAGATCGACATGTCCCGACTGCCGAGCCGCTTCCCGTTCGTACTGGTCACCCCGCAGTACAACGTGGAGCGGATCCTGGAAAACCGGGCGGTGACGGCCGGAGCGCGGATCATCAAGGGAGCCGAGCTACGCACCCTGCGGCAGGACACCGACCGGGTCGAACTCGACATACACACCGACGGCGAGACCACCACCACCACCATCACCACCAGGGCCGACTACGTCGTGGGAACCGACGGCGTACACAGCACCGTCCGTGACGCGGTCGGCCTGCCGTTCCCCGGCACGTCGGTACTACGGTCGATCATGCTCGCCGACGTCCGGCTGACCGATGCCCCACGAGACGTAGTGATGGCCAACGGCGTCGGCGATTACTTCGCCTTCATCGCCCCCTTCGGAGACGGTTGGCACCGCATCTTCGCCTGGAACCGACACCGCCAACTTCCCGACAGCGCACCTGTCGACATCGAAGAGATACGCGAAGTCGCCCGCCGGGCGTTCGGCACCGACTTCGGGCTCCAGGAAGCACGCTGGGTGTCCCGGTTCCACAGTGACGAGCGGCAGGTGCCGCGCTACCGGGTGGACAGGGTTTTCCTGGCCGGCGACGCCGCACACGTCCACTCGCCCGCCGGTGGGCAGGGCATGAACACCGGTCTTCAAGACGCCGCCAACCTGAGCTGGAAACTCGCCGCCGTGATTCAGGGCTGGGCACCCGACGGCCTGCTCGACACGTACCAGACCGAGCGACACCCGGTCGGCAAGACCGTACTGCGCAGCAGCGGGGCGCTCATCCGGGCCGCGCTGGTCCGACCCCGGGCCGGGCGCATGTTCCGCAACGTGCTCGGTGCGCTGCTGCTGCGTCTGCCCCCGATCGTCCGGGCCATGGCCGGCACCATTTCCGGCATCGGGATCGACTATCCGGGGGCGCCCCGGGCCGGGGACGTCGAGTTGCGTGACGGGCAGCGCCTCTACACCGTGCTACGCGAGGGCCGATACGTCCTGCTCGCCCCGCCCCCGGTCAGCCTCACGACCAGCGGCTGGTCCGACCGACTACGGCTGGCCACCCC
- a CDS encoding glutamate synthase subunit beta, whose translation MPDPSGFLRHGRQLPARRPVPVRIADWREVYPPADEELTRQQATRCMDCGIPFCHDGCPLGNRIPDWNDLVRTGGWAAAIEALHATNNFPEFTGRLCPAPCEAACVLGLGDDPVAIKQVEVEIINRAFDRDLVTPAPVAPATGKRVAVVGSGPAGLAAAQQLARAGHAVTVYERDDAIGGLLRYGIPDFKLEKEHIDRRIAQLAAEGVRFETGVDVGVHVTAEQLRAEYDAVLLACGALAGRDTPETPGRTLRGVHQAMEHLVAANRVVSGGAEPAVSSRLRGSQAHSSRSGKVSTPIDAAGKHVVIIGGGDTGADCLGVAHRQGAAGVHQLDQYPQPPRTRDADRDPWPTWPWILRDYPAHEEGGERVFAVAVQEFVDDGTGAVRAIRIAEVTVQRRDGRRIVTPVPGTERELPADLVLLAIGFEGTEEQPLLDQLGLTRNGRGAIDARPDWQTSTDGVFVAGDMHRGASLIVWAIAEGRAAAAAIHAYLGGLGTLPAPVSPSARPLAVRP comes from the coding sequence GTGCCTGACCCCAGTGGTTTTCTGCGCCACGGACGGCAGTTGCCGGCCCGCCGGCCGGTGCCGGTGCGCATCGCCGACTGGCGGGAGGTCTATCCGCCGGCCGACGAGGAACTGACCCGACAGCAGGCCACCCGGTGTATGGACTGCGGCATCCCGTTCTGCCACGACGGCTGCCCGCTGGGCAACCGCATCCCGGACTGGAACGACCTGGTCCGTACCGGTGGCTGGGCGGCGGCGATCGAGGCGCTGCACGCCACCAACAACTTTCCGGAGTTCACCGGGCGGCTCTGCCCGGCCCCCTGTGAGGCGGCCTGCGTGTTGGGCCTCGGTGACGACCCGGTGGCCATCAAGCAGGTCGAGGTCGAGATCATCAACCGGGCCTTCGACCGGGACCTGGTCACCCCGGCACCGGTCGCGCCGGCGACCGGCAAGCGGGTCGCGGTGGTCGGCTCCGGCCCGGCCGGACTGGCCGCCGCCCAGCAACTCGCCCGAGCCGGTCACGCGGTCACCGTGTACGAGCGCGACGACGCGATCGGCGGCCTGCTCCGTTATGGCATCCCCGACTTCAAGTTGGAGAAGGAACACATCGACCGGCGGATCGCTCAGCTGGCCGCCGAGGGGGTGCGCTTCGAGACCGGGGTCGACGTCGGCGTGCACGTCACCGCGGAGCAGTTGCGGGCCGAGTACGACGCGGTGCTGCTCGCCTGCGGGGCGCTCGCCGGCCGGGACACCCCGGAGACGCCGGGCAGGACCCTGCGCGGCGTCCATCAGGCGATGGAACATCTGGTCGCGGCCAACCGGGTGGTCAGTGGCGGGGCTGAGCCTGCCGTTTCCTCGCGACTGCGGGGCTCGCAAGCTCACTCCTCGCGCTCGGGCAAGGTATCGACTCCGATCGACGCTGCCGGCAAGCATGTGGTGATCATCGGTGGCGGGGACACCGGGGCGGACTGCCTGGGTGTGGCCCATCGGCAGGGCGCGGCCGGCGTACACCAGCTCGACCAGTATCCGCAGCCACCGCGTACCCGGGATGCCGACCGCGACCCGTGGCCTACCTGGCCGTGGATCCTGCGGGATTATCCCGCCCACGAGGAGGGCGGCGAACGGGTCTTCGCGGTGGCGGTGCAGGAGTTCGTCGACGACGGCACCGGCGCGGTACGGGCGATCCGGATCGCCGAGGTGACCGTGCAACGACGCGACGGCCGGCGGATCGTCACCCCGGTTCCCGGTACGGAACGAGAGCTGCCGGCCGACCTGGTGCTGCTGGCGATCGGCTTCGAGGGGACCGAGGAACAGCCGCTGCTCGACCAGCTCGGGCTGACCCGCAACGGACGGGGTGCCATCGACGCCCGCCCGGACTGGCAGACCTCGACCGACGGGGTGTTCGTCGCCGGGGACATGCACCGGGGCGCGTCGCTGATCGTCTGGGCGATCGCCGAGGGACGGGCCGCCGCAGCGGCGATCCACGCCTACCTCGGTGGGCTCGGCACCCTGCCCGCTCCGGTCTCCCCCTCGGCCCGGCCGCTGGCGGTGCGCCCGTAG